Within the Campylobacter lari genome, the region AAGAGAGCTTGATAAATCTTTATCAAGACTTAGCTCAGGTCTTAGAATCAACTCTGCAGCAGATGATGCTTCAGGTATGGCTATAGCAGATAGCTTAAGATCACAGGCTGCAACTTTAGGTCAAGCAATAAATAACGGTAATGATGCTA harbors:
- a CDS encoding flagellin N-terminal helical domain-containing protein, with the translated sequence MGFRINTNIGAMNAHANSTITARELDKSLSRLSSGLRINSAADDASGMAIADSLRSQAATLGQAINNGNDA